TCTTCTGTTAATAGGCTCATCCTGTTGGAGGACTCTTTCCCGCCTTCGCCTTCACAGGTACTTTGGCGCCTTCGCGTGCGTTAAGATGTGGGCTTTCAGGTTATTTGACTGAACGAACCTCCGGATGCAGCCGTCATAGGGACACACAAAACGCCGCTCCCCGGTGTGGATGCGCACGTGCGTAAGCAAATTGAAGTCCAGGGAAAAGCGCTTTCCGCAGCCTTCGAAAGTGCACTGGTACGGCTTCTCTCCGGTATGGACCAGGAAATGCCTCTTCAGTTTGGAGCTCTCAGCGAAGGCCTTCCAGCACTCCGCGCACACGTGGTCTCGGGGCGCATGCACCAGCAGGTGCTTTTTCAGGGCGGCTGCGTTCCTCAGCTTCCGTGGGCAGCCACTCTGAGGACAGGGGATGGTCTGtagataatctttattttttctgggCTTCTTTCTAACAAATTCCGCGAGCTGTTTAGGATCTGATAAGTCAATGCCAGGTATTCCTTCAGGAGGAAGCTTCTTGCCTGTCATGTACTCGGAATACTCAAGTGAATTCTCTTCATCAATGCCTCGGGGAAGCTCTTGTGTGGCCCCCGGTTTCGTGTACTCTAAGGAACACTGCAGAAAGGAGCTTGCTTCGAGAACCTGTTGAGGAGGCTCTTGGTCTGGTCCTTCCTTTAGGTATTCTAAGGACTTAAAAAGTGTGTCCTCTTCCAGGATGGGTTCACAGAACTCACCTCTTATTATGCATTCTATGTAGCAGTCGGGGAAGACATCCTCTTCGAGAGCTGGAGGGCTAGTCTCAGAGCACACGTTGCCATCCTGCAAGGCCCATGTTGTGCCCAGAGGTTCCACTTCTGCCTGCTGGGCTTGGCTGGGCTTGGGTTGCCTTGGTTTGGCCCTACCGGGGGCTTTTTTACCCACGCCTTTCCGGCCACTCGTCTTTGCCCTTTTCTTCAGTTGCTGGCTCATGTTGTCTTGCCTGCTTCCTCCTTGAAGGTTTGCACCAGAATATGTCAATCACTTCCAGGTAGTAGTGATCTGGGAAAGTCGTCTCCACCAAACACCTGCTCTGTTGGATTGTAAGTTCTGTGAGAGTCAAGGtctcatctgttttgttcaccacaGGTCCCAGCACTTAGTACCTTTGTCGTGCCGCCGCGGCGCGAGCCTGGGCTGCCGCCTCGTCCTCCGCCGCACGCAGAgccgccgcgccgcccgcccgccagccCGCCGGTGGCTCtgcattaatttttaatacagtatacaatgtgtgtgtatgtgtctctgtgtgtgtgttttaaagataGGATTACAAGGTTAGAGTACagtagctcactgcagactcgaatcctgggctcaagcaatcctgctgcctcagctcagcctcctgagtagctagcactataggcatgtgccaccacacttggctaattttttaaaaaattttttgtagagatggggtcttgctttgttgcccaggttacagtgtgtattttatgttataaaactTCATGGACATATCTTAcattaaacaagaaataaaatattatactttatttgctatgtaaaattaatttttagataaGCAGTTTCTAATTTATACTGATCTTTAACAGACTTATATAATATTAAAGGCAAACTATTTGGAAACTTCTGAGAAAAGGATCCATCTTCAGACCATCGCAGAAAACTAAAGCTTCATTCCATTATTCAACAGAATCTCCACTTTTTCCCCCTAGCAATATGACATATGACTCAGGAATACATATATCTAAATCTTCCTC
This window of the Microcebus murinus isolate Inina chromosome 13, M.murinus_Inina_mat1.0, whole genome shotgun sequence genome carries:
- the LOC105880165 gene encoding zinc finger protein 42 homolog → MSQQLKKRAKTSGRKGVGKKAPGRAKPRQPKPSQAQQAEVEPLGTTWALQDGNVCSETSPPALEEDVFPDCYIECIIRGEFCEPILEEDTLFKSLEYLKEGPDQEPPQQVLEASSFLQCSLEYTKPGATQELPRGIDEENSLEYSEYMTGKKLPPEGIPGIDLSDPKQLAEFVRKKPRKNKDYLQTIPCPQSGCPRKLRNAAALKKHLLVHAPRDHVCAECWKAFAESSKLKRHFLVHTGEKPYQCTFEGCGKRFSLDFNLLTHVRIHTGERRFVCPYDGCIRRFVQSNNLKAHILTHAKAPKYL